Proteins co-encoded in one Ziziphus jujuba cultivar Dongzao chromosome 9, ASM3175591v1 genomic window:
- the LOC107427857 gene encoding uncharacterized protein LOC107427857, with protein MAQSLELLLIQFLMPDNDARRQAEEQIKRLAKDPQVVPALVQHLRTAKTPNVRQLAAVLLRKKITGHWAKLSPQLKHMVKQSLIESITMEHSPPVRRASANVVSVIAKYAVPAGEWPDLLPFLFQCSQSAQEDHREVALILFSSLTETIGNTFRPHFADLQALLLKCLQDETSNRVRVASLKAVGSFLEFTQDGVEVVKFREFIPSILNVSRQCLAAGDEDIAVLAFEIFDELIESPAPLLGESIKSIVQFSLEVCSSQTLESNTRHQAIQIISWLAKYKSTSLKKHKLVIPILQVICPLLTESSNGDEDDDLAPDRAAAEVIDTMALNLAKHVFPPVFEFASVSSQSTNPKYREASVTSLGVISEGCLDLMKDKLEAVLHIVLGALRDPEQMVRGAASFALGQFAEYLQPEIVSHYESVLPCILSALEDASDEVKEKSYYALAAFCENMGEEILPFLDPLMGKLLGALQNSPRNLQETCMSAIGSVAAAAEQAFIPYAERVLELMKTFLVLTNDEDLRSRARATELVGIVAMSVGRARMEPILPPFIEAAIAGFGLEFSELREYTHGFFSNIAEILDDGFIQYLPHVVPLAFSSCNLDDGSAVDIDESDDENINGFGGVSSDDEAHDEPRVRNISIRTGVLDEKAAATQALGLFALHTKNSYATYLEESFKILVRHATYFHEDVRLQAITALKHNLTAAQAICQNHNEGAAKVKEVLDTVMNIYIKTMTEDDDKEVVAQSCMSIADIIKEFGYVTVEPYVPRLVDATLVLLREESACQQVESDGEIDDDDTEHDEVLMDAVSDLLPAFAKSMGSHFAPIFAKFFEPLMKFVKASRPPQDRTMVVACLAEVAQDMGAPIAGYVDRLMPLVLKELGSSDATNRRNAAFCVGELCRNGGDGTLKYYGDILRGLYPLFGESEPDNAVRDNAAGAVARMIMVHPESVPLNQVLPVFLKVLPLKEDHEESMAVYTCVSTLVLSSNPQILSLVPELVNVFAQVVSSPVEASEVKALVGRAFSHLISLYGHQMQPLLSNLSPAHANALAAFSPKS; from the exons ATGGCACAGTCGCTGGAGCTTTTGCTGATACAGTTCTTGATGCCGGACAACGACGCTCGCCGGCAAGCTGAGGAGCAGATAAAGCGTCTCGCTAAGGACCCCCAGGTGGTTCCTGCTCTTGTTCAGCATCTCCGTACTGCCAAGACCCCCAATGTTCGACAGCTTGCCGCTGTGTTACTCAGGAAGAAGATCACTGGTCACTGGGCCAAGCTCTCTCCACAGCTTAAGCACATGGTCAAGCAGTCACTCATTGAGAGTATAACTATGGAGCATAG TCCGCCGGTAAGACGAGCTAGTGCAAATGTTGTTAGTGTAATCGCAAAGTATGCAGTTCCGGCAGGGGAGTGGCCTGATTTGTTGCCCTTTCTGTTTCAATGCAGTCAAAGTGCACAAGAAGATCATAGAGAA GTGGCATTGATCCTTTTCAGCTCTTTGACTGAAACAATTGGGAACACATTTCGACCACATTTCGCAGATTTGCAAGCTTTGCTTCTCAAGTGTCTACAGGATGAGACTAGCAACCGTGTTAGAGTTGCCTCTCTCAA GGCAGTAGGATCTTTTCTAGAGTTCACTCAAGATGGTGTTGAAGTG GTTAAGTTTAGAGAATTCATTCCCAGCATTTTAAATGTATCCAGACAATGCCTTGCAGCTGGTGATGAGGATATTGCTGTACttgcatttgaaatttttgatgaGCTAATTGAATCTCCTGCCCCTCTTCTTGGGGAGTCCATCAAATCCATCGTCCAGTTCTCTCTTGAGGTTTGCTCAAGCCAAACTTTGGAATCTAACACACGTCATCAG GCCATTCAGATAATTTCGTGGCTAGCAAAATACAAATCTACTTCCCTCAAAAAGCATAAGCTGGTCATCCCCATTCTGCAAGTCATTTGCCCATTGCTTACAGAATCAAGTAAtggagatgaagatgatgatcttgcgCCAGATCGTGCTGCTGCAGAAGTTATAGACACTATGGCTTTGAATCTAGCAAAGCATGTTTTTCCCCCTGTTTTTGAATTTGCATCTGTAAGCAGTCAGAGCACAAATCCTAAGTATCGGGAAGCTTCTGTTACATCTTTAGGCGTTATTTCAGAGGGTTGTTTGGACTTGATGAAAGATAAGCTGGAAGCAGTTCTTCATATTGTTTTAGGGGCTTTAAGAGATCCAGAACAAATGGTAAGGGGAGCTGCGTCGTTTGCACTAGGTCAGTTTGCTGAGTATTTACAGCCTGAAATTGTTTCTCACTATGAAAGTGTACTTCCTTGCATTTTGAGCGCGCTTGAAGATGCATCAGATGAAGTGAAG GAAAAATCTTACTATGCTTTGGCAGCATTTTGTGAGAACATGGGAGAGGAAATCCTTCCTTTTCTTGATCCATTGATGGGGAAACTGCTGGGAGCTCTCCAAAATAGCCCCCGTAATTTGCAGGAGACATGCATG TCTGCAATTGGTTCAGTTGCGGCTGCTGCAGAGCAGGCCTTCATTCCTTATGCCGAAAGGGTTCTGGAGTTGATGAAAACCTTCTTGGTGCTTACCAATGATGAGGACCTCCGCTCACGAGCAAGAGCAACTGAATTAGTTGGAATAGTTGCAATGTCTGTTGGAAGAGCTAGGATGGAACCAATTTTACCCCCTTTCATAGAAGCTGCAATTGCG GGTTTTGGATTGGAGTTTAGTGAGCTTCGGGAGTACACTCATGGATTCTTTAGCAATATAGCAGAAATTTTGGATGATGGCTTTATACAG TATCTTCCTCATGTGGTACCCCTGGCATTTTCTTCCTGCAATCTTGATGATGGCTCTGCTGTGGACATTGATGAGTCTGATGATGAGAATATCAATGGATTTGGTGGAGTTTCTTCGGATGACGAAGCTCATGATGAGCCAAGAGTTCGAAACATCAGCATAAGGACAGGTGTTTTGGATGAAAAGGCAGCTGCAACTCAAGCCCTTGGCTTATTTGCATTACACACCAAGAATTCTTATGCAAC CTATTTGGAGGAGTCATTTAAGATTTTGGTGAGACATGCTACGTATTTTCATGAAGATGTTCGTCTGCAGGCAATCACTGCTTTGAAAC ATAATTTGACAGCTGCACAGGCAATTTGTCAGAACCACAAT GAAGGTGCAGCAAAGGTAAAAGAAGTTCTTG ACACAGTGATGAACATTTATATCAAGACAATGACTGAAGATGATGATAAGGAGGTTGTTGCCCAATCTTGTATGAGCATCGCTGACATCATTAAGGAATTTGGTTATGTGACAGTTGAGCCTT ATGTGCCTCGGCTAGTTGATGCAACATTGGTACTGCTTCGCGAGGAGTCAGCTTGTCAACAAGTAGAATCTGATGGTGAGATTGATGACGATGATACTGAACACGACGAAGTACTAATGGATGCAGTTTCGGACCTTCTTCCTGCATTTGCAAAGTCAATGGGCTCTCATTTTGCACCCATCTTTGCAAAGTTCTTTGAACCTTTAATGAAATTTGTG AAAGCGTCACGCCCTCCACAAGATCGGACAATGGTGGTTGCATGCCTTGCCGAAGTTGCTCAGGACATGGGTGCTCCAATTGCAGGCTATGTTGAT AGGCTGATGCCCTTGGTACTCAAAGAACTAGGATCATCAGATGCGACCAACAGAAGGAATGCTGCCTTTTGTGTTGGAGAGTTGTGTAGGAATGGAGGCGATGGAACGTTGAA ATACTATGGTGATATATTACGTGGACTTTACCCATTATTTGGGGAATCAGAGCCAGATAATGCTGTCAGGGATAATGCAGCTGGTGCGGTGGCAAGAATGATAATGGTACACCCTGAATCAGTTCCGTTGAATCAG GTTCTTCCTGTTTTCCTTAAAGTTCTTCCACTAAAAGAAGATCATGAGGAATCCATGGCTGTATATACTTGCGTGTCAACTCTTGTTTTATCATCCAATCCCCAG ATCCTCTCTTTAGTTCCTGAGTTGGTTAATGTATTTGCCCAAGTTGTGTCATCTCCAGTTGAAGCTTCTGAGGTTAAAGCTCTAGTAGGAAGAGCTTTCTCTCACTTGATTTCTCTCTATGGCCATCAAATGCAGCCCCTTTTGAGCAATCTTTCTCCGGCACATGCAAATGCCCTTGCTGCATTTTCACCAAAAAGCTGA